A DNA window from Rossellomorea marisflavi contains the following coding sequences:
- a CDS encoding sulfate/molybdate ABC transporter ATP-binding protein → MSIVIDHVSKSFGTFQALSDINLDIQTGELVALLGPSGSGKTSLLRIIAGLEAPDHGSIRFDHKDITSITAKERGVGFVFQHYALFRHMTVFENVAYGLKVKPRKERPSRKIIKEKVHELLDLVKLGSLADRYPSQLSGGQRQRVALARALAVEPKVLLLDEPFGALDAKVRKELRRWLRRLHDEFQISSIFVTHDQEEALDVADKIVVMNQGRIEQIGTPIEVYENPQTPFVYDFLGSVNIFKGRLHEGTLVHGDLVLNTPDLTHSGGSEASAYVRPHDLTISKEIQGDETVRATVNHLHIVGAVVRIELIRADTDEYVEAEITKERFRDLSLKVGESVYIKPRHLKVFTPEDYVI, encoded by the coding sequence ATGAGCATAGTCATCGATCACGTGTCAAAATCATTCGGGACGTTCCAGGCCCTTTCGGATATCAACCTAGATATCCAAACTGGAGAACTGGTGGCCCTCCTTGGTCCATCGGGCTCGGGGAAGACATCCCTCCTCCGGATCATCGCAGGACTCGAAGCCCCCGACCATGGCTCGATCCGATTCGACCATAAAGACATCACCTCCATCACGGCCAAAGAACGTGGAGTCGGATTTGTCTTCCAGCATTATGCCCTTTTCAGGCATATGACCGTCTTTGAAAACGTCGCCTACGGGTTGAAGGTAAAACCGAGGAAGGAACGTCCATCCCGCAAGATCATTAAAGAAAAAGTCCATGAACTCCTCGACCTTGTGAAACTGGGGTCACTGGCAGACCGCTACCCTTCCCAGCTGTCAGGCGGTCAAAGACAGCGCGTCGCCCTCGCAAGAGCACTTGCCGTCGAGCCGAAGGTCCTCTTACTCGATGAACCATTTGGGGCCCTCGATGCCAAAGTGCGGAAAGAACTGCGAAGATGGCTTCGGCGCCTTCACGATGAATTCCAGATATCCAGTATCTTCGTCACCCACGACCAAGAAGAGGCACTGGATGTAGCCGATAAAATCGTCGTCATGAACCAGGGACGCATCGAACAGATCGGTACTCCCATCGAGGTATACGAGAATCCCCAGACGCCCTTTGTCTACGACTTCCTTGGAAGCGTCAATATCTTCAAGGGTCGCCTTCATGAAGGGACCCTCGTCCACGGTGATCTCGTTTTGAACACACCGGACCTCACCCATTCGGGAGGGAGTGAAGCGTCCGCTTACGTTCGCCCCCATGACCTCACCATCAGCAAAGAGATCCAGGGTGACGAAACCGTTCGGGCCACCGTCAACCACCTCCACATCGTTGGAGCCGTCGTCCGCATCGAGCTGATCCGGGCCGATACCGACGAATATGTGGAAGCGGAAATCACAAAAGAGCGATTCCGCGATCTCTCCCTCAAAGTCGGAGAATCGGTTTATATCAAGCCAAGACATCTGAAGGTATTTACACCGGAAGATTATGTTATCTAA
- the cysW gene encoding sulfate ABC transporter permease subunit CysW, whose translation MIQAKGTTDPKWVKWLLITIALLFLGLFLILPLITVFLQAFDKGLDVYMAAITQPEALSAIRLTLLVAVISVPVNALFGIAAAWAITKFQFRGKNILITLIDLPFAISPIIAGLIFVLLFGAQGVFGDWLFEHDIKIVFAVPGIILATLFVTVPFVARELIPLMQAQGTSEEEASITLGAGGWKTFLHVTLPNIKWALLYGMILANARAIGEFGAVSVVSGHIRGLTNTMPLHIEILYGEYQFAAAFAVASLMSIMAIITLVIKSFLEWKGKKQTDVHVH comes from the coding sequence ATTATTCAGGCAAAAGGAACGACCGATCCCAAATGGGTGAAATGGCTGCTCATCACGATTGCCCTCCTGTTCCTGGGTCTGTTCCTGATCCTGCCTCTCATTACGGTCTTCCTTCAGGCATTCGATAAAGGGTTGGACGTATACATGGCAGCCATCACGCAGCCAGAAGCCTTGTCAGCCATCAGGCTGACCCTGCTCGTAGCCGTCATCTCTGTCCCTGTGAATGCCCTGTTTGGCATCGCAGCCGCCTGGGCGATCACAAAGTTTCAGTTCAGGGGCAAGAACATCCTCATTACGCTCATCGATCTGCCTTTTGCCATCTCCCCGATCATCGCGGGACTCATCTTCGTTCTGCTTTTCGGAGCACAGGGGGTATTCGGTGACTGGCTGTTTGAGCATGATATCAAGATCGTCTTTGCCGTCCCGGGTATCATCCTCGCCACATTGTTTGTCACCGTCCCCTTCGTTGCCCGGGAGCTGATTCCGCTGATGCAGGCACAGGGAACATCTGAAGAGGAGGCGTCCATCACACTCGGTGCAGGGGGTTGGAAAACCTTCCTCCACGTCACCCTGCCGAATATCAAATGGGCCCTGCTTTACGGGATGATCCTCGCAAACGCCAGGGCGATAGGAGAATTCGGTGCCGTATCCGTCGTATCGGGGCATATCAGGGGGCTCACGAACACCATGCCCCTCCATATCGAAATTCTGTACGGGGAATACCAATTTGCGGCCGCATTCGCCGTCGCGTCCCTGATGTCCATCATGGCCATTATCACACTTGTCATCAAAAGCTTCCTTGAGTGGAAGGGCAAAAAACAAACGGACGTCCATGTCCATTGA
- the cysT gene encoding sulfate ABC transporter permease subunit CysT — MIRGKIRSTKHHNVLPGFGLTMGYTTLYLSILVLLPLSMIFFYTARMGWTEFADTVLDPRVVASYKLSFGASLAAALINVAFGVLLAWVLVRYRFPGKKIIDGLVDLPFALPTAVAGIALTTVYAPNGWIGSLLGFKVAYTPIGVVIALIFIGLPFVVRMVQPVLQNLEKEVEEASSSLGASRLQTFRKVIFPELLPAALAGFTLAFARSLGEYGSVVFIAGNMPFKTEITPLIILTKLEQFDYSGATAIATVMLVTSFLLLLVINLIQWWTNRKFIHG, encoded by the coding sequence ATGATTAGAGGAAAAATCCGCTCAACCAAACACCATAATGTATTACCTGGATTCGGTCTGACAATGGGGTACACGACGCTCTACCTGAGCATCCTTGTACTCCTTCCCCTTTCCATGATCTTTTTCTACACCGCCAGGATGGGGTGGACCGAGTTCGCCGATACCGTGTTGGATCCAAGGGTGGTGGCTTCCTATAAGCTGAGCTTCGGAGCCTCCTTGGCCGCCGCCCTCATCAACGTGGCGTTCGGCGTCCTTCTTGCATGGGTCCTTGTCCGCTACCGCTTTCCGGGCAAGAAAATCATCGATGGACTCGTCGATCTGCCATTTGCCCTCCCTACAGCCGTAGCTGGAATCGCCCTGACGACGGTCTACGCTCCAAACGGATGGATCGGCAGCCTCCTTGGATTCAAGGTCGCATATACTCCGATCGGTGTCGTGATTGCATTGATCTTCATCGGGCTTCCATTCGTGGTAAGGATGGTCCAGCCCGTCCTTCAAAATCTAGAAAAGGAAGTGGAGGAAGCCTCCTCTTCCCTGGGGGCAAGCCGCCTCCAGACGTTCAGGAAGGTCATCTTCCCTGAGCTTCTCCCTGCGGCCCTGGCAGGCTTCACCCTTGCCTTCGCCAGATCCCTTGGGGAATATGGTTCTGTCGTATTCATCGCAGGCAATATGCCATTTAAGACGGAGATCACGCCCCTGATCATCCTGACGAAGCTCGAACAGTTTGATTATTCCGGGGCCACTGCCATCGCCACGGTGATGCTGGTGACGTCTTTTCTTTTACTGCTGGTCATCAACTTGATTCAATGGTGGACCAATCGCAAATTCATTCACGGTTAG
- a CDS encoding sulfate ABC transporter substrate-binding protein yields MVKNALIGIIVALVFYASGCSQGETTSKKGNDSKEAVELLNVSYDPTRELYQEFNKEFAKHWEEETGQKVTIQQSHGGSGKQARSVIDGLEADVVTLALAYDIDEIAAKRGIISEDWQSKLEDNSTPYTSTIVFLVRKGNPKNIQDWDDLIRDDVSVITPNPKTSGGARWNYLAAWSYADKTFNGDEKKIKGYMRDLFKNVEVLDSGARDATNSFVQRGLGDVLIAWENEAYLSINELGKDEFEIVNPTLSILAEPPVAVVDKIAEKKGTAKVAKAYLEYLYTETGQKIAAENYYRPRDPEVLKEYADKFADIELVTVDDAFGGWQKAQETHFNDGGTFDEIYAE; encoded by the coding sequence ATGGTTAAAAATGCATTGATTGGAATCATCGTAGCTCTTGTATTTTATGCTTCAGGCTGCAGTCAGGGCGAGACCACCAGTAAAAAAGGGAACGATTCAAAAGAAGCTGTGGAATTACTGAACGTATCCTATGATCCGACAAGGGAGCTTTATCAGGAATTCAATAAGGAATTCGCCAAGCACTGGGAAGAAGAGACAGGACAGAAGGTCACCATCCAGCAGTCCCATGGAGGTTCAGGAAAACAGGCACGATCTGTCATTGATGGATTGGAAGCGGATGTCGTCACCCTCGCCCTCGCCTATGACATTGATGAAATTGCGGCGAAACGCGGCATCATTTCAGAAGACTGGCAGTCGAAGCTTGAAGACAATTCCACCCCTTATACGTCCACCATCGTATTCCTGGTACGGAAAGGGAATCCAAAGAACATCCAGGACTGGGATGATCTGATCCGTGACGACGTATCCGTCATCACACCGAACCCGAAGACATCGGGAGGAGCGAGATGGAATTACCTCGCAGCATGGTCCTATGCAGACAAGACATTCAACGGTGATGAGAAGAAAATCAAGGGATATATGAGGGATCTATTTAAAAACGTCGAGGTCCTGGATTCAGGCGCACGTGACGCGACGAACTCCTTCGTTCAACGGGGACTGGGTGACGTGCTGATTGCCTGGGAGAATGAAGCATACCTCTCCATCAACGAGCTTGGGAAGGATGAGTTCGAAATCGTGAATCCAACACTCAGCATCCTTGCCGAACCACCTGTAGCCGTCGTGGATAAGATTGCCGAGAAGAAAGGCACAGCCAAAGTCGCTAAGGCCTATCTTGAGTATCTCTATACAGAGACCGGTCAGAAAATTGCCGCTGAAAATTACTACAGGCCGCGTGATCCTGAAGTGTTGAAGGAGTATGCCGACAAATTTGCCGATATCGAGCTGGTGACTGTGGATGATGCATTCGGTGGCTGGCAAAAAGCACAGGAAACCCACTTCAATGATGGGGGAACATTCGACGAAATCTACGCTGAATAG
- a CDS encoding heavy metal translocating P-type ATPase — protein MSSQSKALSLGSTGSKLPFLEKIKPHAELIAALVSGVFILLGWLFSKDESSLSIIFYLLAFIIGGFAKAKEGIEETIENKELNVEMLMIFAAVGSAIIGYWTEGAILIFIFAVSGALETYTMNKSQKEISALMELQPEEAWLITETGEKKVQVSSLDIGDLILIKPGERVPTDGMVVKGSTSIDEAAISGEAVPVTKSADDEVYAGTVNINGAITVKMTKPSSETLFQKIIDLVQSAQSEKSPSQLFIERFEGTYVKVVLAVVVLMMFLPHFALGWSWNETFYRAMVLLVVASPCALVASIMPASLSAISNGARHGILFKGGAHLENLSNLKAIAFDKTGTLTRGKPVVTDFLTSEDEADTLQVVASIENQSNHPLAQAIVKHARSGGIQLTQPDSLEDISGWGVKAVMDGSEWKIGKADFMGTAASDFMDGRYESLASEGKTTVFVERDGVIIALIALKDVVRKETVDALKLLADEGVETIMLTGDNEKTARAIAQESGVSSFIAECLPETKVDELKLLKQDFGTVAMVGDGINDAPALATANVGIAMGEGTDVALETADVVLMKNDLTRIAEAIKLSKRMKRIVQQNVVFSISVIMLLIASNFLQVLDLPYGVIGHEGSTILVILNGLRLLRS, from the coding sequence ATGAGTTCACAGTCCAAAGCGCTAAGCCTGGGGAGTACCGGCAGCAAGCTCCCATTCCTTGAAAAGATCAAACCCCATGCCGAACTGATTGCCGCCCTTGTCAGCGGGGTCTTCATTCTCCTCGGCTGGCTCTTCTCGAAGGATGAGTCCTCCCTGAGCATCATCTTCTATCTTCTCGCATTCATCATCGGCGGTTTCGCCAAGGCGAAGGAAGGAATCGAGGAGACCATCGAAAACAAAGAATTGAACGTGGAGATGCTCATGATCTTCGCTGCCGTCGGCTCAGCCATCATCGGTTACTGGACAGAAGGCGCGATCCTGATCTTCATCTTCGCGGTGAGCGGAGCCCTGGAAACGTACACGATGAACAAGAGCCAGAAGGAGATCTCAGCCCTTATGGAGCTACAGCCTGAAGAAGCCTGGCTCATCACAGAGACCGGTGAGAAGAAGGTGCAGGTCAGCTCCCTTGATATCGGGGATCTGATCCTCATCAAACCGGGCGAGCGCGTACCGACGGACGGGATGGTCGTCAAAGGCAGCACCTCCATTGACGAGGCCGCCATTTCGGGAGAAGCGGTCCCTGTCACCAAATCAGCGGATGATGAAGTGTATGCCGGAACCGTGAACATCAACGGAGCCATCACGGTCAAAATGACAAAACCGAGCAGTGAGACCCTGTTCCAAAAAATCATCGATCTCGTCCAATCGGCCCAGTCGGAAAAGTCGCCTTCCCAATTGTTCATCGAACGGTTTGAAGGGACCTACGTCAAGGTTGTCCTTGCCGTCGTGGTCCTGATGATGTTCCTTCCCCACTTCGCATTGGGGTGGAGCTGGAATGAGACCTTCTACCGTGCAATGGTGCTCCTCGTCGTCGCTTCACCGTGCGCCCTGGTGGCGTCGATCATGCCGGCGAGCCTCTCTGCCATCTCCAACGGGGCACGCCACGGAATCCTTTTCAAAGGCGGAGCACATCTGGAGAACCTGAGCAATCTGAAAGCCATCGCATTCGACAAGACCGGGACGTTGACAAGAGGAAAACCGGTCGTCACAGACTTCCTGACTTCTGAAGATGAAGCAGACACCCTTCAAGTGGTCGCTTCCATCGAGAATCAGTCGAATCACCCCCTCGCACAGGCCATCGTCAAGCACGCCCGCAGCGGAGGGATCCAGCTTACCCAACCCGATTCTCTTGAAGACATCTCGGGCTGGGGAGTCAAGGCCGTCATGGACGGCTCCGAATGGAAGATCGGAAAGGCCGATTTCATGGGCACCGCTGCATCCGATTTCATGGATGGCAGGTATGAAAGCTTGGCGTCTGAAGGAAAGACGACGGTATTCGTCGAGCGTGACGGTGTCATCATCGCCCTCATCGCGTTGAAGGACGTTGTACGAAAGGAAACCGTTGACGCCCTGAAGCTCCTTGCCGATGAAGGCGTTGAAACGATCATGCTCACCGGGGATAATGAGAAGACCGCCCGTGCCATTGCACAGGAATCAGGCGTCTCATCTTTCATTGCTGAATGCCTTCCTGAAACCAAGGTGGATGAACTCAAGCTTCTGAAACAGGACTTCGGGACCGTCGCCATGGTCGGTGACGGAATCAACGACGCGCCTGCCCTTGCCACAGCCAACGTCGGAATCGCCATGGGTGAAGGAACAGATGTCGCCTTGGAGACAGCCGATGTCGTCCTGATGAAAAACGATCTGACCCGGATCGCAGAAGCCATCAAGCTGTCAAAGCGCATGAAGCGTATCGTCCAGCAGAACGTCGTCTTCTCCATATCCGTCATCATGCTCCTGATCGCGTCCAATTTCCTTCAAGTCCTCGATCTTCCATATGGGGTCATCGGCCATGAAGGCAGTACGATCCTGGTGATCTTGAACGGGTTGCGATTGCTTCGTTCATAA
- a CDS encoding MFS transporter, producing MNKQLSFRFWVLVAIVSISGFSQGMLLPLIAIIFEQDGVSSSLNGLNATALYIGILIASPLMEKPLQKIGYRPMIIIGGITVAAAMLLFPLWKTFWFWFFLRLCIGVGDHMLHFATQTWITSFSPKEHRGRNISIYGLSFGIGFTVGPLMTQLLAVHEALPFIISSVMTLIVWGFVFKLKNEFPETENMGDATFVGSFRRFGKVLRYAWVALLPPLGYGFLEASLNGNFPIFALRNGISVDAVAVLLPAFAAGSILSQLPLGILSDRIGRQSVLIIVMIIGTGCFTAAGFVSHSTIGLFTCFALAGMAVGSTFSLGISYMTDLLPKELLPAGNIMCGIFFSFGSMIGPFIGGVTIEKLEGPSFFYMIATMLLVIFISLVTFSLQTRRREIAEKY from the coding sequence ATGAATAAACAATTATCGTTTCGTTTCTGGGTCCTTGTGGCCATCGTGTCGATCTCGGGATTCTCACAGGGGATGCTCCTCCCCCTGATCGCCATCATATTTGAACAGGACGGCGTGTCTTCTTCCTTGAATGGATTGAATGCCACTGCGTTGTATATCGGGATCCTTATTGCTTCCCCTCTCATGGAGAAGCCCCTTCAGAAGATCGGGTATCGTCCCATGATCATCATCGGTGGCATCACCGTGGCCGCCGCCATGCTTCTTTTCCCTCTATGGAAGACCTTCTGGTTCTGGTTCTTCCTCCGACTCTGCATCGGGGTGGGGGATCATATGCTTCACTTTGCAACTCAAACCTGGATCACGTCGTTTTCACCGAAGGAACACAGGGGTCGCAATATCTCCATCTACGGGCTGTCCTTCGGGATCGGCTTCACCGTCGGGCCACTCATGACCCAGCTTCTCGCCGTTCATGAGGCGCTTCCGTTCATCATCTCTTCCGTCATGACGCTCATCGTCTGGGGCTTCGTCTTCAAGCTGAAGAATGAGTTCCCCGAAACAGAGAATATGGGGGACGCCACCTTTGTCGGATCATTCCGCCGGTTCGGGAAAGTGCTGCGTTACGCATGGGTCGCCCTTTTGCCTCCCCTCGGATACGGATTCCTTGAAGCATCGCTGAACGGAAACTTCCCCATTTTCGCCCTTAGGAACGGGATATCCGTCGATGCCGTGGCGGTCCTCCTTCCTGCTTTCGCGGCGGGAAGCATCTTATCACAGCTTCCATTGGGGATACTGAGTGACAGGATCGGCAGGCAAAGTGTCCTGATCATCGTGATGATCATCGGGACCGGCTGTTTCACTGCTGCGGGATTCGTCTCCCATTCCACCATCGGCCTCTTTACGTGCTTCGCCCTTGCCGGGATGGCCGTCGGATCGACCTTCTCCCTGGGGATCAGCTATATGACCGACCTCCTGCCGAAAGAGCTCCTGCCTGCGGGCAATATCATGTGCGGGATCTTCTTCAGCTTCGGGAGCATGATCGGTCCGTTCATCGGTGGAGTGACGATCGAGAAGCTTGAGGGACCAAGTTTCTTCTATATGATTGCCACCATGCTGCTTGTCATTTTCATCAGTCTGGTGACCTTTTCCCTTCAGACAAGGCGCAGGGAAATAGCGGAAAAATACTAG
- a CDS encoding thiazolylpeptide-type bacteriocin, whose translation MSNGTLNSVESLLQEIESIEVMEVSESMMLSETGATSGSSSSGSTSCCGSCSCVSCGACTSCGG comes from the coding sequence ATGAGTAATGGGACATTGAACAGTGTGGAGTCATTGCTTCAGGAAATCGAATCGATTGAAGTGATGGAAGTATCAGAGTCCATGATGCTGTCGGAAACCGGGGCGACGAGTGGGTCGAGCTCATCGGGAAGTACGTCATGCTGCGGATCATGTTCGTGTGTTAGCTGTGGTGCCTGCACCAGCTGTGGAGGCTAA
- a CDS encoding lantibiotic dehydratase, translating into MVYKMLFPWYLIRENTLSYSDFAPLRSTELVDFVTESHLHLESFQRMKDEVVAALEVDFHETKDPSLLNVKRKVFNRKGLKEEEAVTDALEEYRLVRDFIEEDRAAGEALFQLTEASHRKHLWTLFKEKPVVTNPLPLVNHQMHHKLDKFLSTPPDTHKSKVKKIDSTLLRIASRSTFKTSPFSSFTSIDLKSFTPQPEAPAPHYQIELNYYIWQKILQLIANDPAFIPYLSYLYSGRHEDGIVDFTSRIDLNRGKIFNNIENHFIAKDNPIFSALSNFNRPIAYEEVLSLLKPFTSEEKAERFFVDGLLKKGILYADFELDEYAKDVRGDFYKKLGSLPEHHKINLVVETMEVIDGLVDEYRRSGWKERFGIYSKIMGRLARIEEAFGYTFTKENLFYEDYLAPASTDLELDESFIRELGIVQKLAILTSIPLQFKYEFAHRFRERYKGKSMAVRKKEVRDLYMEEVMKFTNWTDILAGVDDLKSPGGQVMEEIKGEIRDLFQKAKHGDGRLIGDEILALYDSFIERTGFSKEHLSSTALFQKTEDGYILNKLYAGHMKLFTRYFQYSPSIYGDSLFKEYVAQMCPDVLEIREGFGFNANRHETFLNQRLLIPGSKTNPADETALWSNDLHYRYNEESGLIEIVGEDGPLEIDYIGSLVDYMMPPSIRMLSTGLTPRFDPGLVKLWEIHEETRPVIDHIPRLHLGHLVIMREKWLLDTSHFLQEEEVYDHYRKTVTRFKELGLPLEFFVSRIVDAETYDFDKSNRSDMKPQYMNLFSPLFFKEWVKLLKEESRLVVEELYPAGGGENHNIEYQVEVSMDEKPD; encoded by the coding sequence GTGGTATACAAAATGCTCTTCCCGTGGTACTTGATCAGAGAAAACACGCTATCCTACAGCGATTTCGCACCACTCCGTTCCACTGAGCTCGTTGATTTTGTCACTGAATCCCATTTGCACCTGGAGTCGTTCCAGCGCATGAAGGATGAAGTGGTGGCGGCACTTGAAGTCGACTTTCACGAAACGAAAGATCCCTCCCTCCTGAATGTGAAGCGGAAGGTCTTCAATCGGAAAGGCCTCAAGGAGGAAGAAGCCGTGACGGACGCCCTGGAGGAATACCGTCTGGTACGCGACTTCATCGAAGAAGATCGTGCTGCCGGTGAAGCGCTTTTCCAATTAACCGAGGCCAGTCACCGTAAACATCTGTGGACCCTCTTCAAAGAAAAGCCGGTCGTGACGAATCCGCTGCCCTTGGTGAATCATCAGATGCATCACAAGCTCGATAAGTTCCTGTCCACCCCGCCGGACACGCATAAATCAAAGGTGAAGAAAATCGATAGCACACTGCTTCGGATCGCCTCCCGTTCCACCTTCAAAACCAGTCCGTTCAGCTCATTCACGAGTATCGACCTGAAATCATTCACACCCCAACCAGAAGCTCCTGCACCCCATTATCAGATTGAATTGAATTATTACATATGGCAAAAAATCCTTCAGCTCATTGCCAACGATCCCGCCTTCATCCCTTATCTTTCGTACCTCTACTCCGGTAGGCATGAAGATGGAATCGTGGATTTCACTTCCCGGATCGACTTGAACCGGGGGAAAATCTTTAACAACATCGAAAACCATTTTATCGCGAAGGACAATCCGATCTTCTCTGCCCTCTCCAACTTCAATCGTCCCATCGCTTATGAAGAAGTCCTCTCCCTCCTTAAGCCTTTCACTTCAGAGGAGAAGGCGGAACGCTTCTTTGTTGATGGCCTTCTGAAGAAAGGGATCCTGTATGCCGATTTTGAACTTGATGAGTACGCAAAGGATGTACGCGGGGATTTTTACAAGAAGCTCGGCTCCCTGCCTGAGCACCATAAGATCAATCTTGTCGTCGAGACGATGGAAGTGATCGACGGCCTGGTGGATGAATATCGGCGATCAGGGTGGAAGGAACGCTTCGGGATCTATTCCAAGATCATGGGTCGTCTTGCAAGGATCGAGGAAGCCTTCGGTTATACGTTCACAAAAGAAAATCTATTCTATGAGGACTATCTGGCACCAGCTAGCACCGATCTCGAACTGGATGAATCCTTCATCCGTGAGCTCGGCATCGTTCAGAAGCTTGCCATCCTGACGAGTATCCCGCTTCAGTTCAAGTATGAGTTCGCCCATAGGTTCCGCGAACGCTACAAAGGGAAGTCCATGGCCGTCAGGAAGAAAGAAGTGCGTGACTTGTATATGGAAGAAGTGATGAAATTCACGAACTGGACCGATATTTTGGCTGGTGTCGACGATTTAAAATCACCTGGCGGACAGGTCATGGAGGAGATCAAGGGGGAGATCCGGGACCTTTTCCAAAAAGCAAAGCATGGGGACGGCCGACTCATCGGCGATGAAATCCTTGCTCTGTACGATTCATTCATTGAGCGGACCGGATTTAGCAAAGAACATCTCTCTTCTACAGCACTCTTCCAGAAAACAGAGGATGGCTATATTCTGAACAAGCTTTATGCGGGGCATATGAAGCTGTTCACCCGCTATTTCCAATACAGCCCGTCGATCTATGGAGATTCCCTATTCAAGGAATATGTCGCACAGATGTGCCCGGATGTCCTTGAGATACGCGAGGGATTCGGTTTCAACGCGAATCGGCATGAGACGTTCCTGAACCAACGTCTCCTCATTCCGGGAAGCAAGACGAATCCAGCCGATGAAACGGCCCTCTGGAGTAACGATCTTCACTATCGCTACAACGAAGAGAGTGGGCTCATAGAGATTGTCGGAGAGGATGGCCCGCTTGAGATTGACTATATCGGAAGTCTTGTCGACTATATGATGCCCCCGAGCATCCGGATGCTTTCGACGGGGCTGACGCCGAGGTTCGATCCCGGTCTGGTGAAACTTTGGGAAATCCATGAGGAAACCCGGCCTGTGATCGATCACATCCCAAGGCTCCATCTTGGACATCTGGTGATCATGAGGGAGAAATGGCTCCTCGATACGTCACACTTCCTGCAGGAGGAAGAGGTGTACGATCATTACCGGAAGACGGTCACCCGCTTCAAGGAGCTCGGGTTGCCCCTTGAATTCTTCGTGAGCCGCATCGTGGACGCAGAGACCTACGACTTTGATAAATCGAATCGATCGGATATGAAACCTCAATATATGAATCTATTTTCCCCCTTGTTTTTCAAAGAATGGGTCAAGCTTCTGAAGGAAGAATCAAGATTGGTTGTGGAGGAGCTTTATCCGGCAGGCGGGGGCGAAAATCATAACATAGAATACCAGGTGGAGGTGAGCATGGATGAAAAGCCTGACTGA